A single window of Hymenobacter sp. APR13 DNA harbors:
- a CDS encoding N-acetylmuramoyl-L-alanine amidase, with protein MRKAFEKISAGWWLALLLMFGANPAAAQRLIKTAETVPGGELWLSPDDQLQVRLTGEPGGQATFMNGRPLLELPAEQAGGQRGIYQGTYTITTTDTLGGPAGRPLWLHLRLPDGRHDSLATAAPVRVLSPDQPQLALTQGGLAYLNYGLGEDRLGGAKLGYLDSLVVLHVVGRAAGQYRVQLATGQHAWVPAEVVRLLPPGGFVPASLTGSWSVQGDSLYDYVRLPLSQRLPYRTQLLQNPTRLVVDVFGATSNTNWITQRAGLQELGDVYYEQPQPDVFRIVLPLRHRQSWGYHVGYVRNTLVVQVAHPPAKLRLKGLLVAIDAGHGGTNTGAATPAGIREKDLTLSIAQQLRQELERRGARVLMTRSDDRTVDNGDRVLLLRQRRPALLVSIHVNSAGSAAARGTAAFYRYVAFRPLAAALYQRMQAETGLPGWGLVGNFNFGLNGPTEYPNALVETAFLSNPEDAKVLTDPAAQRRMAQAMAAGVQDFLQASRAKGLRGWLLRQPARE; from the coding sequence ATGCGAAAAGCCTTTGAGAAGATTTCTGCCGGCTGGTGGCTGGCCTTGCTGCTGATGTTCGGGGCCAATCCGGCGGCGGCCCAGCGCCTGATAAAAACGGCGGAAACTGTGCCCGGCGGCGAGCTATGGCTCAGCCCTGACGACCAGCTGCAGGTGCGCCTGACCGGCGAGCCGGGCGGGCAGGCCACATTCATGAACGGCCGGCCGCTGCTGGAGCTGCCAGCGGAGCAAGCCGGCGGGCAGCGCGGCATCTACCAGGGCACCTATACTATCACGACCACCGATACGCTGGGCGGCCCCGCCGGCCGCCCCCTCTGGCTGCACCTGCGCCTGCCCGACGGCCGCCACGATTCCCTTGCCACCGCCGCGCCCGTGCGGGTCCTCAGCCCTGATCAGCCTCAGTTAGCCCTCACCCAAGGCGGGCTGGCGTATCTAAACTACGGCCTGGGCGAAGACCGGCTGGGCGGCGCCAAGCTCGGCTACCTCGACTCGCTGGTGGTGCTGCATGTGGTGGGGCGGGCCGCGGGCCAGTACCGGGTGCAGCTGGCCACCGGCCAGCACGCCTGGGTGCCTGCCGAAGTGGTGCGTCTGCTGCCGCCGGGCGGCTTCGTGCCGGCCTCGCTCACCGGCTCGTGGAGCGTGCAGGGCGACTCGCTCTACGACTACGTGCGCCTGCCGCTCAGCCAGCGCCTGCCCTACCGCACCCAGCTGCTCCAGAACCCCACCCGGCTGGTCGTGGACGTGTTTGGGGCGACATCCAACACCAACTGGATAACGCAGCGCGCCGGCCTGCAGGAGTTGGGCGACGTGTATTACGAGCAGCCCCAGCCCGACGTGTTTCGGATAGTGCTGCCGCTGCGGCACCGCCAAAGCTGGGGCTACCACGTGGGCTACGTGCGCAATACGCTGGTGGTGCAGGTGGCGCACCCGCCCGCCAAGCTGCGCCTGAAAGGCCTGCTGGTCGCCATCGACGCCGGCCACGGCGGCACCAACACCGGCGCGGCCACCCCGGCCGGCATCCGCGAAAAAGACCTCACGCTCTCCATTGCCCAACAGCTCCGGCAGGAGCTGGAGCGCCGCGGCGCCCGCGTGCTCATGACTCGCTCCGACGACCGCACCGTGGACAACGGCGACCGGGTGCTGCTGCTGCGCCAGCGCCGGCCCGCGCTGCTGGTGAGCATCCACGTGAATTCGGCGGGCAGCGCGGCGGCGCGGGGCACGGCGGCGTTCTACCGCTACGTGGCGTTTCGGCCGCTGGCGGCGGCGCTCTACCAGCGCATGCAGGCCGAGACCGGCCTGCCGGGCTGGGGGCTGGTCGGCAATTTCAACTTCGGCCTGAATGGCCCCACCGAGTACCCCAACGCGCTGGTGGAAACGGCCTTTCTCTCCAACCCCGAAGATGCAAAGGTGCTGACCGACCCCGCCGCTCAGCGCCGCATGGCGCAGGCCATGGCCGCAGGGGTACAGGATTTTCTGCAGGCCTCGCGCGCGAAGGGCCTGCGCGGCTGGCTGCTGCGCCAGCCGGCCCGGGAGTAG
- a CDS encoding OFA family MFS transporter, with protein MAEDSLLDRSRTVAGPGYNRWLVPPAALAVHLAIGQAYAFSVFKKPLGALISGNPDAPAPADWTPGQLGVIFSIAIVLLGLSAAIFGKWLERVGPRKAMMASALCFGGGFFIAALGVHLHNIWLVYFGYGFVGGIGLGIGYISPVSTLIKWFPDRKGVATGMAIMGFGGGAMIGSPLAVMLMDHFKAAGTGTLGVAATFLAMGLIYLLFMQFGVWTIRVPADDWKPAGYVPSTDHNALITTGNVTADNAIKTPQFWLLWVVLCMNVTAGIGVLETASPLIQESFSDAAMGAGRGVTAAAAAGFVGLLSLFNLLGRFFWSSASDKLGRKTTYAIYFGLGILLYALIPTLGAGAQLTLFVVVSCVILTMYGGGFATIPAYLSDLFGKLQVGAIHGRLLTAWSTAGVLGPVIVNYLHGSAKDKGLVGAAAYQSVFYTMAILLVVGLVANFLVKPVAERYFEKEPAKKTVA; from the coding sequence ATGGCAGAAGATTCTTTACTGGACCGTAGCCGCACCGTAGCCGGCCCCGGCTACAACCGCTGGCTGGTGCCGCCGGCCGCGCTGGCGGTGCACCTGGCCATCGGGCAGGCATATGCCTTCAGCGTGTTCAAAAAGCCCCTGGGCGCCCTCATCAGCGGCAACCCCGACGCCCCGGCCCCGGCCGACTGGACGCCCGGGCAGCTGGGCGTAATCTTCTCCATTGCCATTGTGCTGCTGGGCCTTTCGGCCGCCATTTTTGGCAAGTGGCTGGAGCGCGTGGGGCCGCGCAAGGCCATGATGGCGTCGGCGCTGTGCTTTGGCGGCGGCTTCTTCATTGCCGCGCTGGGCGTGCACCTGCACAACATCTGGCTGGTGTATTTCGGTTACGGCTTCGTGGGCGGCATTGGGCTGGGCATCGGCTACATTTCGCCGGTGAGCACCCTGATCAAGTGGTTTCCCGACCGTAAGGGCGTGGCTACGGGCATGGCCATCATGGGCTTCGGCGGTGGCGCCATGATTGGCTCGCCGCTGGCCGTTATGCTCATGGACCACTTCAAGGCCGCTGGTACCGGCACGCTGGGCGTGGCCGCCACGTTCCTGGCTATGGGCCTGATTTACTTGCTGTTCATGCAGTTCGGCGTCTGGACCATCCGGGTGCCTGCCGATGACTGGAAGCCCGCGGGCTACGTGCCTTCCACCGACCACAACGCCCTCATCACCACCGGCAACGTAACGGCCGACAACGCCATCAAGACGCCGCAATTTTGGCTGCTGTGGGTGGTGCTGTGCATGAACGTAACGGCCGGTATCGGCGTGCTCGAAACCGCTTCGCCACTCATTCAGGAGTCGTTTTCGGATGCCGCCATGGGCGCCGGACGCGGCGTAACGGCGGCTGCCGCTGCCGGCTTCGTGGGTTTGCTGAGCTTGTTCAATTTGCTGGGCCGCTTCTTCTGGTCGTCGGCTTCGGATAAGCTGGGCCGCAAAACCACGTACGCCATCTACTTCGGCCTGGGCATTCTGCTCTACGCCCTGATTCCGACCCTGGGCGCCGGCGCCCAGCTGACGCTGTTTGTGGTGGTGTCCTGCGTGATTCTGACCATGTACGGCGGTGGTTTTGCCACCATCCCGGCCTACCTCTCCGACTTGTTCGGCAAGCTGCAGGTGGGCGCCATCCACGGGCGCCTGCTCACGGCCTGGAGTACGGCCGGCGTACTCGGCCCCGTGATTGTGAACTATCTGCACGGCAGCGCCAAAGACAAAGGCCTGGTGGGCGCGGCGGCGTATCAGTCGGTGTTCTACACCATGGCAATTCTGCTGGTGGTGGGCCTGGTTGCCAACTTCCTGGTGAAGCCTGTCGCCGAGCGGTACTTCGAGAAGGAGCCCGCCAAAAAAACAGTGGCCTAA
- a CDS encoding DUF2007 domain-containing protein, with amino-acid sequence MFDEPTDQPIVLLASFANTISAHLAKNQLDAAGIPSFLSNENRPYGPISGGVRLHVRQPDLAAAQELLDASRPTMHALASSDDEETPATVRCPRCHHPDVVCRHQPQPQDNLFVKLRLWLLAPERPQCHCFQCGLDFEG; translated from the coding sequence ATGTTCGACGAGCCCACTGACCAGCCCATTGTGCTGCTGGCCTCCTTCGCCAACACCATCTCGGCGCATCTGGCCAAGAATCAGCTGGATGCCGCCGGTATCCCGAGCTTCCTCAGCAACGAAAACCGGCCATACGGCCCTATATCCGGCGGCGTACGTCTGCACGTGCGCCAGCCCGACCTAGCCGCCGCCCAGGAGCTGCTGGATGCCAGCCGCCCCACCATGCACGCCCTGGCCAGCTCCGACGACGAGGAAACCCCCGCCACGGTCCGCTGCCCCCGCTGCCACCACCCCGACGTAGTCTGCCGCCACCAGCCCCAGCCCCAAGATAACCTGTTCGTGAAGCTGCGCCTATGGCTGCTGGCCCCCGAGCGGCCCCAGTGCCACTGCTTCCAGTGCGGGCTGGATTTTGAAGGATGA
- a CDS encoding helix-turn-helix transcriptional regulator, with amino-acid sequence MRNKLKVARAQRAITQADLAAALAISRQTVISIEQGRYVPSAVLALKLARYFGQAVEELFELEEHD; translated from the coding sequence GTGCGGAATAAGCTGAAGGTAGCCCGGGCGCAACGGGCCATAACCCAGGCGGATTTGGCTGCTGCCCTGGCTATTTCCCGGCAAACAGTCATTTCCATCGAACAAGGTCGCTATGTGCCTTCTGCCGTGCTGGCCCTGAAGCTGGCGCGGTACTTTGGGCAAGCCGTGGAGGAGCTGTTTGAACTGGAGGAGCACGACTGA
- a CDS encoding molybdopterin molybdotransferase MoeA has product MISVAEATRLVAATIRPLGVEYLSLSLATGRVLREDLRADRDFPPFNRVAMDGMAVRYEALAAGQTEFRIHHTQFAGQPPQALPEATAAVEIMTGAMLPPGVDTVIRYEDLTFRTDADGQRWATVQALPPRAGHNVHPQAADRQQGDLLVPAGTRLEPAEVAVAATVGAATVAVSRRPRVAVVSTGDELVPITEQPQAHQIRRSNAIMLQAAAEAAGARTEIFHFDDDPDALRQGLPALLAGFDAVVLSGGVSMGKADFLPSVLRELGVEQVFHEVKQRPGKPFWFGQQPGGAVVFALPGNPVSTFVNFYRYARPWLLAVQQPAGTSAAGAAPVPAVLTHPIDFKPPMTHFLLVSLEPGPDGRLLATPERAGGSGDMASLLTSSGFLELPPEPEHFAAGTVLPVWRFR; this is encoded by the coding sequence ATGATTTCTGTTGCTGAAGCCACCCGCCTTGTTGCCGCCACCATTCGCCCGCTGGGCGTGGAGTATCTTTCCCTGAGCCTCGCCACCGGCCGCGTGCTGCGCGAGGACCTGCGCGCCGACCGGGATTTTCCGCCCTTCAACCGGGTGGCTATGGACGGCATGGCCGTGCGCTACGAGGCACTGGCGGCGGGCCAGACGGAATTTCGCATTCACCACACCCAGTTTGCCGGCCAGCCGCCCCAAGCGCTGCCTGAGGCCACGGCCGCCGTGGAAATCATGACCGGGGCCATGCTGCCGCCCGGCGTGGATACCGTGATTCGCTACGAGGACCTCACGTTCCGCACCGATGCCGACGGCCAGCGCTGGGCCACCGTACAGGCGCTGCCGCCCCGGGCCGGCCACAACGTGCACCCCCAGGCCGCCGACCGCCAGCAGGGCGACCTGCTGGTGCCCGCCGGCACCCGCTTGGAACCCGCCGAAGTAGCAGTGGCCGCCACCGTAGGCGCCGCCACCGTGGCCGTGTCGCGGCGGCCGCGGGTGGCTGTGGTGAGCACCGGCGACGAGCTGGTGCCCATCACCGAGCAGCCCCAGGCCCACCAGATCCGCCGCTCCAACGCCATCATGCTCCAGGCCGCCGCCGAAGCCGCCGGGGCCCGCACCGAAATCTTCCACTTCGACGACGACCCCGACGCGTTGCGCCAGGGTTTGCCTGCGCTGCTCGCCGGCTTCGATGCGGTGGTGCTCAGCGGGGGCGTGTCGATGGGCAAGGCCGATTTTCTGCCAAGTGTACTGCGGGAGCTGGGCGTGGAGCAGGTGTTCCATGAGGTGAAGCAGCGGCCGGGCAAGCCGTTCTGGTTCGGGCAGCAGCCCGGCGGGGCGGTGGTGTTTGCGCTGCCCGGCAACCCGGTGTCCACGTTCGTGAACTTCTACCGCTACGCCCGGCCCTGGCTGCTGGCCGTGCAGCAGCCCGCCGGCACCTCGGCCGCCGGGGCCGCACCCGTGCCCGCCGTGCTCACCCACCCCATCGACTTCAAGCCGCCGATGACGCATTTCCTGCTGGTGAGCCTGGAGCCCGGCCCCGATGGCCGCCTGCTGGCCACGCCCGAGCGCGCCGGCGGCTCCGGCGACATGGCCAGCCTGCTTACCTCCAGCGGCTTTCTGGAACTGCCGCCGGAACCGGAGCACTTTGCGGCGGGCACGGTGCTGCCGGTGTGGCGGTTTCGGTAG
- a CDS encoding RtcB family protein: MKTVYFTDCSAVEQNALQSLLAFEHQPTIGRIAVFPDIHYCSERSIPVGVAFQTTDVFYPLVTGKDMGCGVAFLRISRAEVLRPFDKARHYRALEREVHRMTDEGLGGGNHFLSLEESADYLYIIVHTGSRNLGVYMYQENVRLLQLHNPGQEWLPLDVATPAYRQEYERVLTYAADRRREFLAKTYDFLRRNQYVAVGRPVVADSCHNLLEFMPQGVIHRKGSTQLLADGEVVIPLSMSRGSLIVRANPWHSAAEVALWSCAHGAGRQLSRTDTLKFWHSLKKAEKDAYRQRFPELLNRQGDFDSSILQEFDFAYKDSAELLATQPHLIRCDETTPLVTVKFTGV; the protein is encoded by the coding sequence GTGAAAACAGTCTATTTTACGGATTGTAGCGCCGTGGAGCAGAACGCGCTACAGTCCCTGCTCGCCTTCGAGCACCAACCCACTATCGGCCGAATTGCCGTCTTCCCCGATATCCATTACTGCTCCGAGCGGTCCATCCCGGTGGGGGTGGCCTTCCAGACCACCGACGTATTCTACCCCCTGGTCACTGGCAAGGATATGGGCTGCGGGGTGGCCTTCCTGCGCATTTCCCGGGCAGAGGTGTTGCGCCCATTCGACAAAGCCCGGCACTACCGGGCCCTGGAACGGGAGGTGCACCGCATGACCGACGAGGGCCTGGGCGGCGGCAACCACTTCCTGTCGCTGGAAGAGTCGGCCGACTACCTGTACATCATCGTGCACACCGGGAGCCGCAACCTGGGCGTGTACATGTACCAGGAAAACGTCCGGCTGCTTCAGCTGCATAACCCCGGCCAGGAGTGGCTGCCGCTTGACGTAGCTACCCCGGCGTACCGGCAGGAGTATGAGCGGGTGCTCACATACGCGGCCGACCGTCGGCGGGAGTTTCTGGCCAAAACCTACGACTTTCTGCGCCGCAACCAGTATGTAGCCGTCGGCCGGCCCGTGGTGGCCGACAGCTGCCACAACCTGCTCGAATTCATGCCCCAAGGTGTAATTCACCGCAAAGGCAGCACCCAACTGCTAGCCGACGGAGAGGTGGTCATTCCGCTGTCGATGAGCCGGGGCTCCCTCATCGTGCGGGCTAACCCCTGGCATTCCGCCGCCGAAGTTGCTCTCTGGAGCTGCGCCCACGGTGCGGGCCGACAGTTGAGTCGCACCGATACGCTCAAGTTCTGGCACTCTCTGAAAAAGGCGGAGAAGGATGCTTACCGGCAGCGCTTCCCGGAGTTGCTCAACCGGCAGGGCGACTTCGACAGCAGCATACTGCAGGAGTTCGACTTCGCCTACAAAGACTCCGCCGAGCTGCTAGCGACCCAGCCCCACCTCATCCGGTGTGACGAAACGACGCCCCTCGTAACCGTGAAATTCACCGGAGTGTAA
- the moaC gene encoding cyclic pyranopterin monophosphate synthase MoaC has translation MSDSAKLTHLNDAGQPAMVDVGAKQPTRRVAQARSRVVLGPEIMALVKEGDLPTRKGPVFQTAILAGIMGAKRTSELIPLCHPLGLDNCQVTIEVDGPDAVLIECTATVTGKTGVEMEALTGASVAALTIYDMCKALSHDILIQETRLISKTGGKQDFHHAG, from the coding sequence ATGTCCGACTCCGCTAAACTCACCCACCTCAACGACGCCGGCCAGCCCGCCATGGTGGACGTGGGCGCCAAACAACCGACCCGCCGCGTGGCGCAGGCCCGTAGTCGGGTGGTGCTCGGCCCCGAAATCATGGCTTTGGTGAAAGAAGGCGACCTGCCGACCCGCAAAGGCCCTGTGTTTCAGACGGCTATTCTGGCCGGCATCATGGGGGCCAAGCGTACCTCGGAGCTGATTCCGCTGTGCCACCCGCTGGGCCTGGATAACTGCCAGGTGACCATTGAGGTGGACGGCCCCGACGCCGTGCTGATCGAGTGCACGGCCACCGTCACGGGCAAAACCGGGGTGGAAATGGAGGCCCTGACCGGCGCCTCGGTGGCGGCCCTCACCATCTACGACATGTGCAAGGCCCTCTCGCACGATATTCTCATTCAGGAAACCCGCCTCATCAGCAAAACCGGCGGCAAACAGGACTTCCACCATGCCGGATAA
- a CDS encoding NTP transferase domain-containing protein, whose amino-acid sequence MPDNAPTDKPRSKHAQLARPHGGEFGRHELAILGAPCGRIKELAARLLPLLSDTLRVAYVDADHAAADAVRNGTTPETGMLAAGASAELTDNIRFARLDVKRPLDRFSQPELLHHQSLVLINGNHFRAAQQLVILDPAKPVDKKLDRLTNVRALLLPEGVTEVPAYLQAHLGEASVPVLPLHDTAAIAQLILDEWRAAAPPLRGLVLAGGRSQRMGQDKGKLAYHGQEQRAYAAELLAPFCQDVHVSCRPDQIVELEYAGLRPLPDTFADLGPLSGLLSALRLDPNAAWLVVACDLPFLSEATLAHLVQHRQPARLATAFQSPENEWPEPLITIWEPASYPQLLRFLSLGYSCPRKTLINSDVAVLPAPAPQELRNVNTPEEAANYGLTPRPPLQ is encoded by the coding sequence ATGCCGGATAACGCCCCCACCGACAAACCCCGCAGCAAGCACGCCCAGCTGGCTCGCCCCCACGGCGGCGAGTTCGGCCGCCACGAGCTGGCCATTCTGGGTGCCCCCTGTGGCCGCATCAAGGAGCTGGCCGCCCGGCTGCTGCCGCTGCTGTCTGATACCCTGCGCGTGGCCTACGTGGACGCCGACCACGCCGCCGCCGATGCCGTGCGCAACGGCACCACTCCCGAAACCGGCATGCTAGCCGCCGGGGCCAGCGCCGAGCTGACCGACAACATCCGCTTCGCCCGCCTCGATGTGAAGCGGCCCCTCGACCGGTTCAGTCAGCCCGAGCTGCTGCATCACCAAAGCCTGGTGCTGATAAACGGCAACCACTTCCGCGCTGCCCAGCAGCTGGTGATTCTGGACCCCGCCAAGCCCGTGGACAAGAAGCTGGACCGCCTCACCAACGTGCGGGCCCTGCTGCTGCCCGAAGGCGTCACGGAAGTACCCGCTTACCTGCAGGCGCATTTGGGAGAAGCCAGCGTGCCGGTGCTGCCGCTGCACGATACCGCCGCCATTGCCCAACTGATTCTGGACGAATGGCGCGCCGCCGCGCCGCCGCTGCGGGGCCTGGTGCTGGCCGGCGGCCGCAGCCAGCGCATGGGGCAGGATAAAGGCAAGCTGGCCTACCACGGCCAGGAGCAGCGCGCCTACGCGGCCGAGCTGCTGGCCCCCTTCTGCCAGGACGTGCACGTTTCCTGCCGCCCCGACCAGATAGTGGAGCTGGAATACGCTGGCCTGCGCCCCCTGCCCGACACCTTCGCCGACCTGGGCCCGCTCAGTGGCCTCCTCTCGGCTCTGCGCCTCGACCCCAACGCGGCCTGGCTGGTAGTGGCCTGCGACCTACCGTTTCTCTCCGAAGCCACCCTGGCCCACCTGGTGCAGCACCGCCAGCCGGCTCGCCTGGCCACCGCCTTCCAGAGCCCCGAAAACGAGTGGCCTGAGCCGCTCATCACCATTTGGGAGCCGGCCAGCTACCCGCAGCTGCTGCGCTTCCTGAGCCTGGGTTACAGCTGCCCCCGCAAAACCCTCATCAACTCCGACGTGGCCGTGCTGCCCGCCCCCGCCCCGCAGGAGCTACGCAACGTGAACACGCCCGAGGAAGCGGCAAATTATGGCCTCACCCCCCGGCCCCCTCTCCAGTAG
- a CDS encoding molybdenum cofactor biosynthesis protein MoaE, translating to MIHIDLTDQPIDVSAALRSVEADGAGAINTFIGTVRNKSTGRPVVRLEYEAYDSMALHQLRKVAEQAAEQWPMVEKITVVHRKGTLYIGDVAVVVAVSTPHRAESFTACQYIIDTLKQVVTIWKKEFYEDGDVWVAAHP from the coding sequence TTGATTCACATCGACCTCACCGACCAGCCCATCGACGTTTCGGCCGCCCTGCGCAGCGTGGAAGCCGATGGGGCGGGCGCCATCAACACGTTTATCGGCACGGTGCGCAACAAGAGCACCGGCCGGCCCGTGGTGCGCCTCGAATACGAAGCCTACGACAGCATGGCCCTTCACCAGCTCCGTAAAGTAGCCGAGCAGGCCGCCGAGCAGTGGCCGATGGTGGAGAAAATAACCGTGGTGCACCGCAAAGGCACCCTCTACATCGGCGACGTGGCCGTGGTGGTAGCCGTATCCACCCCCCACCGCGCCGAGAGCTTCACCGCCTGCCAGTACATCATCGACACCCTGAAACAGGTGGTCACCATCTGGAAAAAGGAGTTCTACGAGGACGGCGACGTGTGGGTAGCCGCGCACCCGTAG
- a CDS encoding MoaD/ThiS family protein — protein MNLKIALFGIAREIVGQPVLEVSAPEGQSAQGLLTDLHARYPELARLTSLAVAVNNEYAAADTLLQERDEIALIPPVSGG, from the coding sequence ATGAATCTGAAAATCGCTTTGTTCGGCATTGCCCGCGAAATAGTGGGGCAGCCGGTACTGGAAGTTTCCGCGCCGGAAGGCCAGTCGGCTCAGGGCCTGCTGACGGACCTGCACGCCCGCTACCCTGAACTGGCCCGCCTCACTAGCCTGGCCGTAGCCGTCAACAACGAGTACGCCGCCGCCGATACGCTGCTGCAGGAACGCGACGAAATAGCCCTGATTCCGCCGGTAAGCGGCGGGTAG